From Humibacter ginsenosidimutans, a single genomic window includes:
- the bla gene encoding class A beta-lactamase, whose amino-acid sequence MSALVVVLAGGCSSVPNRAAPGTPDVRRTATATPSAPVFDASALSSQLSQIETRFGARVGVDVLDTGAGTTFGYRATERFALDSTSKVLTSGMVLSEADDARLATVIHFGSSELQSYSPITSQHVDTGMTLSALVAAALQYSDNTAANLLYGELGGPAAAQSRLRAWGDTITNLDRVEPDLNSAVPGDVRDTSTPGQMATALKALLIGDRLSAQRRAFLRDTMLANTTGGPYIRAGVPSTWRVADKTGNGGYGSRNDVAVLYPPGASPIVLTVYTTRSTADAASDDGLIATVTRSVVAALDGR is encoded by the coding sequence GTGAGCGCTCTCGTCGTTGTGCTGGCCGGTGGATGCTCGAGCGTCCCGAATCGGGCCGCTCCGGGCACGCCTGACGTTCGACGCACGGCGACGGCGACTCCCTCGGCTCCGGTCTTCGATGCTTCTGCACTGTCTTCGCAGCTGTCGCAGATCGAGACCCGCTTCGGCGCACGCGTCGGTGTGGACGTGCTCGACACCGGAGCGGGAACAACGTTCGGCTATCGCGCCACGGAACGGTTCGCCCTCGATTCGACGAGCAAGGTGCTCACGTCGGGAATGGTCCTGAGCGAGGCCGACGACGCACGCCTGGCGACGGTCATCCACTTCGGCTCATCGGAGCTTCAGTCGTACTCGCCCATCACGTCGCAGCATGTCGACACGGGCATGACGCTGTCCGCGCTGGTGGCCGCAGCGCTGCAATACAGCGACAACACTGCCGCGAACCTGTTGTACGGGGAGCTGGGCGGCCCGGCCGCGGCCCAGAGCCGCCTGCGGGCATGGGGCGACACGATCACGAACCTCGACCGCGTCGAGCCCGACCTCAATTCCGCTGTCCCCGGCGACGTGCGCGACACCTCCACACCCGGGCAGATGGCGACCGCGCTGAAGGCGCTGCTGATCGGCGACCGGCTGAGCGCACAACGTCGCGCATTCCTCAGGGACACGATGCTCGCCAACACGACGGGTGGCCCGTACATCCGCGCCGGCGTCCCCTCGACCTGGCGGGTCGCGGACAAGACGGGCAACGGTGGCTACGGGTCTCGCAATGACGTCGCTGTGCTGTATCCGCCAGGCGCTTCACCCATCGTTCTGACGGTCTACACCACCAGGAGCACAGCGGATGCCGCGTCGGACGACGGCCTGATCGCCACCGTGACGCGCTCTGTCGTCGCCGCGCTCGACGGACGCTGA
- a CDS encoding C40 family peptidase, translated as MTDVDGGTTRRPSNRTGAFSRGSMSIGAAAVGVMTGAIGIIVPPAHADDYPNWNDVQQAKQNVKDKQALVDKITTLIGDLQNSADAASVAADKAAEAYLVTKSKLDDAAAKADDLQTQSKAAAKTAHTSVMRAGLLASHLAQTGGDSSLGLLLSGGDAETSDKLLYQLGAMSQLSAQSNAIYQQAVKDKNTASSLADQASAAEKSRKQLEDAAATDLEAANDAAAAAQSALAAQKSKQTELVSQLASLQNTSTKVAGEYAVGVAKLAQEQAEKKAATPPPPSQAAPSAPSGGSGSGGSSGSSGGSSGGAPSSGGGSVGAPNSSAVETAINYAYAHLGAPYKLGGAGPTYYDCSGLVMMAYAAAGIYVGDHNVGDQFAVAQARGQLVPLSQRQRGDIIFWYDDGFYHDAIYLGGNQIIAARDYGEPLAVEGLWGSPYPYVARPSA; from the coding sequence GTGACGGACGTGGACGGCGGCACGACGCGGCGTCCGTCGAACCGCACAGGAGCGTTCTCGCGGGGATCGATGTCGATCGGTGCCGCCGCCGTCGGCGTCATGACGGGCGCCATCGGCATCATCGTGCCGCCCGCGCACGCCGACGACTACCCGAACTGGAACGACGTTCAACAGGCCAAGCAGAACGTCAAGGACAAGCAGGCTCTGGTCGACAAGATCACCACGCTCATCGGCGACCTGCAGAATTCCGCGGATGCCGCGAGCGTCGCCGCCGACAAAGCCGCGGAGGCGTACCTGGTCACCAAGAGCAAGCTCGACGATGCTGCGGCGAAGGCCGACGACCTTCAGACGCAGTCGAAAGCCGCGGCGAAGACGGCGCACACCTCCGTGATGCGGGCCGGACTGCTGGCATCCCACCTGGCCCAGACCGGCGGCGACTCGTCGCTCGGTCTGCTGCTGTCGGGCGGAGACGCGGAGACCAGCGACAAGCTGCTCTATCAGCTCGGCGCGATGAGCCAACTCAGCGCGCAGTCCAATGCCATCTACCAGCAGGCGGTGAAGGACAAGAACACCGCGAGCTCGCTCGCCGACCAGGCTTCGGCGGCCGAGAAGTCGCGCAAGCAGCTCGAGGATGCCGCGGCCACCGACCTCGAGGCCGCGAACGACGCTGCCGCTGCCGCCCAGTCCGCGCTTGCGGCGCAGAAGTCCAAGCAGACGGAACTCGTCTCGCAGCTGGCCTCGCTGCAGAACACGTCGACGAAGGTCGCGGGGGAGTACGCGGTCGGCGTCGCCAAGCTTGCGCAGGAGCAAGCCGAGAAAAAGGCCGCCACGCCTCCTCCACCGTCGCAGGCGGCGCCGAGTGCTCCGTCGGGCGGGTCCGGTTCCGGGGGATCATCGGGAAGCTCGGGCGGCTCGTCGGGCGGTGCCCCGTCGTCGGGCGGCGGGTCGGTCGGCGCGCCGAACAGCAGCGCCGTCGAGACGGCCATCAACTACGCCTACGCTCATCTCGGCGCGCCGTACAAGCTCGGCGGCGCCGGGCCGACGTACTACGACTGCTCGGGCCTCGTGATGATGGCGTACGCCGCGGCAGGCATCTACGTCGGCGACCACAACGTCGGCGACCAGTTCGCCGTTGCCCAGGCGCGCGGACAGCTCGTGCCGCTGAGCCAGCGTCAGCGCGGTGACATCATCTTCTGGTACGACGACGGCTTCTACCACGACGCCATCTACCTGGGCGGCAATCAGATCATCGCGGCCCGCGACTACGGCGAACCGCTCGCCGTCGAGGGGCTGTGGGGGTCGCCGTACCCGTACGTCGCCCGCCCGTCCGCGTAG
- a CDS encoding M23 family metallopeptidase, with protein sequence MTRHDRQQQRARHGAPSGVARWAGRAAVGVLAVALVGGIAAPAQADQYPSWQDVQRAKASQATAQAEVTKIQALISGLKTQVTETQAASVKAGNEYAGAQQKFDLADVTARTLQQKASDLTKKADAATTQAGRLVAELYRSGGADLTTNIFLSGTKSAKDAAKLLDHLGSASKLVENTSGIYEQAEQARNTAKAMSDQASAARTERQKLRDDADAAYQKAVVAAQSAQAALTAQQTQSAVLEAQLAALKDTTAKTVAGYQKGVEEQRKAEAARRAAAAAAGNVASSGWADPVSGPITDGFGWRVAPCSGCTSYHEGVDIGAYCGATIHAAHAGTVTYAGWNGGYGNFVLLDNGGGISTGYGHIVSGGILVSYGERVGAGQPIAHVGSTGNSTGCHLHFEVRNGGSAINPIPFMAARGVSLG encoded by the coding sequence ATGACCCGACACGACCGCCAGCAGCAGCGCGCCCGTCACGGGGCGCCCTCCGGTGTCGCGCGCTGGGCGGGCCGCGCGGCCGTCGGTGTTCTCGCTGTCGCACTCGTCGGCGGCATCGCGGCTCCCGCACAGGCCGACCAGTATCCGAGCTGGCAAGACGTGCAGCGCGCCAAGGCGAGCCAGGCGACGGCGCAGGCAGAGGTGACGAAGATCCAGGCGCTCATCTCCGGGCTGAAGACGCAGGTCACCGAGACGCAGGCGGCGTCGGTGAAGGCGGGCAACGAATACGCCGGAGCGCAACAGAAGTTCGACCTCGCCGACGTGACCGCGCGCACCCTGCAGCAGAAGGCATCCGACCTGACGAAGAAGGCGGATGCCGCCACCACGCAGGCGGGGCGCCTCGTCGCCGAGCTCTACCGCTCAGGCGGTGCCGACCTCACGACCAACATCTTTCTCAGCGGTACCAAGAGCGCGAAGGATGCCGCCAAGCTGCTCGACCACCTCGGCTCGGCCTCGAAGCTGGTGGAGAACACCAGCGGCATCTATGAGCAGGCGGAGCAGGCGCGCAACACCGCCAAGGCGATGAGCGATCAGGCCAGCGCCGCCCGCACGGAGCGCCAGAAGCTGCGCGACGACGCCGATGCCGCGTATCAGAAGGCGGTGGTGGCGGCACAGAGCGCGCAGGCCGCCCTCACCGCGCAGCAGACGCAGTCCGCGGTGCTCGAGGCTCAGCTCGCCGCGCTGAAGGACACCACGGCCAAGACGGTGGCCGGCTATCAGAAGGGCGTCGAGGAGCAGCGCAAGGCGGAGGCGGCCAGGCGGGCTGCCGCGGCGGCAGCCGGAAACGTCGCCTCCAGCGGGTGGGCCGACCCCGTGAGCGGCCCGATCACCGACGGATTCGGCTGGCGCGTCGCCCCGTGCTCCGGCTGCACCAGCTACCACGAAGGCGTCGACATCGGCGCCTACTGCGGGGCCACGATCCACGCCGCGCACGCGGGCACGGTCACGTACGCGGGCTGGAACGGCGGGTACGGCAACTTCGTGCTGCTCGACAACGGGGGTGGCATTTCCACGGGATACGGACATATCGTGAGCGGAGGCATCCTCGTGAGCTACGGCGAGCGGGTCGGTGCCGGCCAGCCGATAGCCCACGTCGGTTCGACCGGCAACTCGACCGGATGTCACTTGCATTTCGAAGTACGAAATGGCGGGAGCGCGATCAACCCGATCCCGTTCATGGCCGCGCGGGGAGTGTCGCTCGGCTGA
- a CDS encoding alpha/beta hydrolase family protein, with amino-acid sequence MAALGASDLLVPTFRKQHDAWEHFVAHTSTGVDKVAIPFEDGALPGWFFRASGGGATTLVLVNGSDGSLASLWGSAGAAALARGYNALVFDGPGQQSQLFEKNTCFRPDWENVLTPVYEYLAGLDGVDSERIAVYGISQGGYWVARAISFEHRFAAAITDPGLVDVSTSWTSHVPKSLLKLLDEGQLEKFDEEMGFGMKFSPDTARTWVFRARPYGTSGYAETIEAVRRYTVADVADQITTPLLILSPEHEQFWPGQADQLASLTPSVSTVMRFTAAEGADEHCQPLARTLTAQRMYDWLDEHLA; translated from the coding sequence TTGGCCGCGCTCGGCGCATCTGACCTGCTCGTTCCCACCTTTCGGAAGCAACATGACGCTTGGGAGCACTTCGTAGCTCATACATCGACTGGTGTGGACAAGGTCGCCATCCCGTTCGAAGACGGCGCACTGCCCGGCTGGTTCTTTCGGGCCTCGGGCGGCGGGGCGACGACCCTTGTCTTGGTCAACGGAAGCGACGGTTCGCTGGCCAGCCTCTGGGGCTCTGCCGGAGCTGCTGCGCTGGCCCGCGGCTACAACGCCTTGGTCTTCGACGGCCCCGGCCAGCAGTCTCAACTCTTCGAGAAGAACACCTGCTTCCGGCCCGACTGGGAGAACGTGCTCACACCGGTCTATGAGTACCTCGCAGGTCTCGACGGTGTCGACAGCGAACGCATCGCGGTCTACGGCATCAGCCAGGGCGGCTATTGGGTGGCTCGCGCGATCTCGTTCGAACACCGATTCGCGGCTGCGATCACCGACCCGGGGCTCGTCGACGTGTCGACATCGTGGACGAGTCATGTTCCGAAGAGTCTGTTGAAGCTGCTCGACGAAGGGCAACTCGAGAAGTTCGACGAAGAGATGGGCTTCGGAATGAAATTCTCGCCCGACACCGCCCGCACCTGGGTGTTCCGTGCGCGTCCGTATGGCACGTCGGGCTATGCGGAGACCATCGAAGCGGTGCGCCGCTACACCGTTGCCGACGTTGCCGATCAGATCACGACACCCCTTCTGATCCTTTCCCCGGAGCACGAGCAGTTCTGGCCAGGTCAGGCGGACCAGCTCGCGAGCCTCACCCCCTCCGTCTCCACCGTGATGCGATTCACCGCCGCAGAAGGTGCCGATGAGCATTGTCAGCCGCTCGCACGCACTCTGACTGCCCAACGCATGTACGACTGGCTCGACGAGCACCTTGCCTGA
- a CDS encoding DNA topoisomerase IB produces the protein MPGRADRLRRSDPSAAGIRRIAGRGQESFSYATEEGGHPDAATLTRIEELAVPPAWTDVWICADPRGHIQAVGTDAAGRRQYLYHEQWRRQRDEAKFDRALELAAALPHARRAVSHDLGKDAFGHERALAGAFRIVDRASVRIGGEQYRRLYGSRGVTTLRCRDATVEGADVILGFPSKSGQYWESAVTDPLLARYLRAVIEIRGAASRLIAWRASRWQPISSAELNDYIRTRTGVEATAKDFRTLRGTIVAAQSLARSAREPGGESDADVRAAMRSAAEVLGNTPAIARASYVDPRVIDRFRSGETLRLSGSSESALLALLS, from the coding sequence GTGCCCGGCAGAGCTGACCGACTGCGGCGCAGCGACCCGAGCGCTGCGGGCATCCGCCGGATCGCGGGCCGAGGCCAGGAGAGCTTCTCGTACGCGACCGAGGAGGGCGGGCATCCGGATGCCGCAACGCTCACCCGCATCGAGGAGCTCGCCGTGCCGCCGGCATGGACGGACGTCTGGATCTGCGCGGACCCGCGCGGACACATTCAAGCAGTGGGAACCGATGCCGCGGGGCGTCGGCAGTATCTCTACCACGAGCAGTGGAGACGGCAGCGCGACGAGGCGAAGTTCGATCGCGCGCTCGAGCTCGCGGCCGCGCTGCCACACGCCAGACGCGCGGTCTCTCACGATCTCGGAAAGGATGCGTTCGGTCACGAGCGCGCGCTCGCCGGGGCGTTCCGGATCGTCGACCGAGCCTCGGTGCGCATCGGTGGCGAGCAGTACCGGCGACTGTACGGCAGCCGGGGAGTCACCACGTTGCGGTGCCGAGACGCGACCGTGGAAGGGGCCGACGTGATCCTCGGGTTCCCGTCGAAGAGCGGACAGTATTGGGAGTCGGCGGTCACCGACCCACTGCTGGCACGCTATCTGCGCGCCGTGATCGAGATCCGCGGCGCGGCCTCTCGCCTTATCGCATGGCGAGCATCGCGCTGGCAACCGATATCGAGCGCGGAGCTCAATGACTACATCCGCACCCGAACGGGCGTCGAGGCCACGGCCAAGGACTTCCGCACACTGCGCGGCACCATCGTGGCCGCGCAGTCTCTCGCACGATCTGCCCGCGAGCCCGGCGGCGAATCCGATGCCGACGTTCGTGCCGCGATGCGGTCCGCCGCGGAGGTTCTCGGCAACACGCCCGCCATCGCACGGGCGAGCTACGTCGACCCCCGAGTCATCGATCGTTTTCGGTCGGGAGAGACCCTGCGCCTGAGCGGGTCATCCGAGTCGGCCCTCCTCGCGCTCCTGTCGTGA
- a CDS encoding alpha/beta hydrolase: MSERAMRLASGRQTGVTVLGDPAASRWVMFCHPAPGCGGFDPDPLATARSGLKLITLDRPGYAASDPWAIPPQPSPLRWALDADDFLARCRTDAESIGLRAYEEVAVLGWREGCVYAAALAARLGRQASALVLVEPMTLRLAARSLRADDVWDARRFMPDPDDDTIVGLSSRVERMLATAAMQGDAGLDGDREAVKQRVVKESLRAVRAPALILTGTDKRMRRAAHAYARQLQEARVALTDAEVPIAAHWGRVLAYLEEDAR, encoded by the coding sequence GTGAGCGAGCGTGCCATGCGACTGGCGAGCGGACGCCAGACCGGGGTGACCGTGCTCGGCGACCCGGCGGCATCCCGTTGGGTGATGTTCTGCCATCCGGCACCCGGATGCGGCGGCTTCGATCCCGATCCGCTGGCGACGGCGCGAAGCGGGCTGAAGCTCATCACGCTCGACAGACCGGGGTATGCGGCATCCGACCCCTGGGCCATTCCTCCGCAGCCCTCTCCTTTGCGCTGGGCCTTGGACGCGGACGACTTTCTGGCGAGGTGCCGAACCGATGCCGAGTCGATCGGGCTCAGAGCCTATGAAGAGGTCGCTGTTCTGGGCTGGCGCGAGGGATGCGTCTACGCGGCCGCGCTCGCAGCCCGGCTCGGCCGGCAGGCATCCGCTCTCGTGCTCGTGGAACCGATGACGCTGCGGCTCGCGGCACGATCCCTGCGCGCCGATGACGTGTGGGATGCGCGACGGTTCATGCCCGATCCCGACGACGACACGATCGTGGGACTCAGCTCGCGTGTCGAGCGGATGCTGGCCACCGCGGCGATGCAGGGAGACGCAGGTCTGGACGGTGATCGCGAGGCCGTGAAGCAGCGGGTCGTGAAAGAGAGCCTGCGCGCGGTCCGCGCTCCCGCGCTGATCCTGACAGGCACCGACAAGCGCATGCGGCGCGCCGCCCATGCGTACGCGCGGCAGCTGCAGGAGGCTCGGGTCGCGCTGACCGATGCGGAGGTGCCGATCGCGGCCCACTGGGGCCGCGTCCTCGCGTACCTCGAGGAGGACGCGCGTTGA